From a single Gimesia fumaroli genomic region:
- a CDS encoding DNA methyltransferase, whose product MSTSEESPAKKKRTRKMPEPYNALDGKRWIQNSISVWSDLRKSTEEVRLKHPAIFPEMLVERLIETFLPLKGETILDPFAGSGSTIVTAEKMGKTGIGMELSEEYAALARQRILDVASQQSEQAASDSDQAEIKSRVMHGSAMSLSEHVAPGSIDLCITSPPYWNVLNQRRSADHKAVRHYGNHEQDLGVVEDYEEFLTELTQVFQQVLEALRPGGYCCVIVMDLRKKSQFFPFHSDLAARLQQIGYIYDDLIIWNRQSEYNNLRPLGFPSVFRVNKVHEFILLMQKPKQ is encoded by the coding sequence GTGTCGACTTCTGAAGAATCACCGGCGAAGAAAAAACGAACGCGAAAAATGCCCGAGCCCTACAATGCGCTCGATGGCAAACGCTGGATTCAGAATTCGATCAGTGTCTGGAGCGATCTTCGCAAGTCGACCGAAGAGGTCCGGCTCAAGCACCCGGCCATCTTTCCTGAAATGCTCGTGGAACGTTTGATTGAAACCTTTCTGCCGCTCAAGGGAGAGACGATTCTCGATCCCTTTGCCGGTTCCGGCAGTACGATTGTGACTGCGGAAAAAATGGGGAAGACCGGTATCGGCATGGAACTCTCGGAAGAATACGCGGCGCTGGCCCGTCAGAGAATTCTAGACGTTGCCAGCCAACAGTCAGAACAGGCAGCATCTGACTCGGATCAGGCCGAAATCAAATCGCGGGTGATGCATGGTTCGGCAATGAGCCTCTCGGAGCATGTCGCTCCGGGCAGCATTGATTTGTGTATTACTTCGCCCCCTTACTGGAACGTGCTGAATCAGCGCCGTTCGGCCGACCATAAAGCAGTTCGCCATTACGGAAATCATGAACAGGATCTCGGCGTAGTCGAAGACTATGAAGAGTTTTTGACCGAGCTGACACAGGTCTTTCAGCAGGTTCTGGAAGCACTGCGTCCGGGGGGGTACTGCTGTGTAATCGTCATGGATTTACGAAAGAAAAGCCAATTTTTCCCTTTTCACAGCGATTTAGCCGCCCGGCTCCAGCAGATAGGCTATATTTATGATGATTTGATTATCTGGAACCGTCAGTCCGAATATAACAATCTGAGGCCCCTCGGGTTTCCTTCTGTTTTTCGGGTCAATAAGGTTCACGAATTTATTCTGTTGATGCAAAAGCCAAAACAGTAA
- a CDS encoding PVC-type heme-binding CxxCH protein: MLRFNHQSLGNRLCWTLFCIFCFAGFVISPVSAAEKFDGLKVPEGFRATLYADDDLAHDIYSMTIDSQGRVVLSGPGYVRILIDADGDGVAESFKQYADGPATGAQGMYFLGRDLLCTGDAGLIRYRDQNADDRADGKPDIFLRTRTGGEHNTHSIQRGPDGWWYLLLGNTAGINEKYITRKTSPVKKPYAGTLMRLSPDLTEGEVIADGFRNAYDFSFSPNGDVFTYDSDGERDISLPWYRPTRVFHVLPGSNAGWRSRSWKRPDTFFDMPPAVAAFHRGSPTGVTAYQHHRFPAPYQGALFVADWTFGRVHAIPLENFEGTYASEPIDFITGVGQFGFAPTDLEVGPDGCLYVSVGGRGTRGSVFRIEYTGPVEAQKPELNSDESTSIEVTQTLDSCLSAPQPLSSWSRETWLPLVKAVPVEAFYRAALDKSRPDAQRIRAIEIITELLGGFPDRIVEQLLLDPSEAVRARLAWSLGYQDQPEQKAEWLNALLKDQSPLVARFALQTLLQLGDQIDQSQCLSGLQQTLGAQERYVRQSAARVAARLSEDYFKALSEQVTSSEGAALMTLAYASILKQGGVVPLAVRTGITVFEGDYQTDLRLDALRLIQLGLGDLGPPTKMAAVFDGYANGVDLSEHERHLDPIRIRLMEAFPSSHEVLDYELARVLSMLAPYNPKLLDQILSRITEDSDPVTDIHYLIVAARIPSDRSRAQSKKIANALVQIDEKLLRLKLPQDTNWDDRFKELYAQLVKIDADLPRQIVEQPGFGLPGHVLFLSQLPPQFLGTAIKAFDKKIKADPNFLWNSDVVFVFGESKDPAHREMIRDLYEDYALQAAVLAVLAASPEEQDRDKFIAGLESSQIEVLESCVSALEKLAPATKPEETVRLFAALRRLGSDKREQKLQARIVTLLQKWTGQQLGLTADVNDSQKRRALIQTWEDWIAKQYPEVYTALLKQSGPETEKFFALLETVNWDEGDSERGEALFRKRACVQCHGNRSALGPALAGAAKRFSRKDLFTAIVAPNRDVSPRYQTTVVGTVDGKVYTGLVVYRSVDGLTLRNSNNQTTRIEAEEIDFENKKSTSLMPQGLLKDLTPEDLADLYAYLQGLK, encoded by the coding sequence ATGCTTCGTTTCAATCATCAATCCCTTGGGAATCGTCTTTGCTGGACATTGTTTTGTATTTTTTGCTTCGCCGGCTTCGTTATTTCTCCCGTATCAGCGGCTGAAAAATTTGACGGCCTTAAGGTTCCCGAGGGTTTTCGCGCAACCCTGTATGCCGATGATGATCTGGCACACGACATCTATTCCATGACCATCGATTCTCAGGGGCGGGTTGTGCTGTCCGGCCCCGGTTATGTGCGCATCCTGATCGATGCTGATGGGGACGGCGTCGCGGAATCCTTCAAGCAATACGCCGATGGTCCTGCCACCGGTGCACAAGGTATGTACTTTCTCGGTCGCGATTTGCTCTGCACCGGAGATGCCGGCCTGATTCGTTACCGCGATCAAAACGCCGACGATCGTGCCGACGGAAAACCGGATATCTTTTTACGTACCAGAACGGGGGGCGAGCACAATACGCACTCCATTCAACGTGGCCCCGATGGCTGGTGGTATCTGCTGCTGGGAAACACCGCCGGCATTAATGAAAAATATATCACCCGCAAAACCTCGCCCGTCAAAAAACCGTACGCGGGCACGCTGATGCGGCTCAGTCCCGATCTGACGGAAGGTGAAGTCATCGCCGACGGATTTCGAAACGCTTACGATTTTTCTTTTTCGCCCAATGGAGATGTCTTCACCTACGACAGTGACGGCGAACGCGATATTTCACTTCCCTGGTATCGACCGACGCGCGTGTTTCATGTGTTGCCCGGTTCGAATGCCGGCTGGCGGAGTCGCAGCTGGAAACGCCCCGATACGTTTTTTGATATGCCGCCCGCGGTCGCCGCCTTTCATCGTGGCTCTCCTACCGGGGTGACCGCTTATCAGCATCACAGGTTCCCGGCTCCTTATCAGGGCGCCCTGTTCGTCGCCGACTGGACCTTCGGCCGAGTGCATGCGATTCCGCTCGAAAATTTTGAAGGCACTTATGCCAGTGAACCGATTGACTTCATTACCGGAGTCGGGCAGTTCGGCTTTGCCCCCACCGATCTTGAAGTCGGCCCCGATGGTTGTCTGTATGTCAGTGTCGGTGGTCGGGGCACACGCGGCAGTGTATTTCGTATCGAGTACACGGGACCGGTGGAAGCACAAAAACCGGAATTGAATTCTGACGAATCGACTTCGATCGAAGTGACACAAACGCTCGACTCCTGTCTTTCCGCACCACAGCCGCTCAGCAGCTGGTCTCGCGAAACATGGCTGCCTTTAGTGAAAGCCGTACCCGTCGAAGCCTTTTACCGGGCTGCCCTCGATAAGAGCCGTCCTGATGCACAGCGCATTCGGGCCATCGAAATCATCACCGAGTTGCTGGGAGGCTTTCCCGATCGCATCGTTGAACAACTGTTACTCGATCCATCAGAGGCTGTCCGCGCTCGGCTGGCGTGGTCGTTGGGCTATCAGGATCAACCCGAGCAGAAAGCAGAGTGGCTGAATGCCCTGCTCAAAGATCAATCGCCGCTGGTAGCCCGATTTGCTTTGCAGACATTACTCCAGTTGGGAGATCAGATTGATCAAAGCCAATGTCTGTCCGGCCTGCAGCAAACATTGGGCGCGCAAGAGCGTTATGTCAGACAGTCCGCGGCCCGTGTCGCCGCGCGATTGAGCGAAGACTATTTCAAGGCCCTTTCTGAACAGGTCACCAGTTCCGAAGGCGCTGCCCTGATGACACTCGCCTATGCCAGCATCCTCAAGCAGGGGGGCGTGGTGCCTCTTGCGGTGCGAACAGGTATCACCGTGTTTGAAGGCGACTATCAAACCGACCTGCGTCTGGATGCACTCCGCCTGATTCAGTTAGGGCTTGGCGATTTGGGGCCACCAACCAAAATGGCGGCCGTCTTCGATGGCTATGCGAACGGCGTTGATCTGTCCGAACACGAACGCCACCTCGATCCGATTCGCATTCGTCTGATGGAAGCCTTCCCCAGCAGTCATGAAGTTCTCGATTACGAACTGGCCCGCGTATTGTCCATGCTTGCCCCCTATAATCCCAAACTGCTTGATCAGATTCTGAGCCGAATTACCGAAGATTCCGATCCGGTAACCGACATTCATTATTTGATTGTTGCCGCCCGCATTCCCAGTGATCGTAGCCGGGCGCAGTCGAAGAAAATTGCCAACGCGCTGGTACAGATTGATGAAAAATTACTCCGCCTGAAGTTGCCCCAGGATACGAACTGGGATGACCGGTTTAAGGAACTGTATGCCCAACTTGTCAAAATCGACGCCGACCTGCCTCGGCAGATTGTCGAACAGCCGGGCTTCGGTCTGCCGGGACATGTGTTGTTCCTCAGTCAGTTACCCCCACAGTTTCTGGGAACTGCCATCAAAGCCTTTGACAAAAAAATCAAAGCCGATCCGAACTTTCTCTGGAACAGCGATGTGGTTTTCGTTTTCGGCGAATCAAAGGACCCCGCGCATCGCGAGATGATTCGTGACCTCTATGAAGATTATGCCCTCCAGGCCGCCGTGCTGGCTGTCCTGGCAGCGTCTCCTGAAGAACAGGATCGGGATAAGTTCATTGCGGGTTTGGAATCGTCGCAAATTGAAGTTCTCGAATCGTGTGTCTCAGCACTGGAAAAACTGGCGCCCGCCACGAAGCCTGAAGAAACAGTCCGTCTGTTTGCGGCGTTACGACGTCTGGGCAGTGATAAACGAGAGCAGAAACTTCAGGCCCGCATTGTCACCCTGTTACAGAAGTGGACGGGACAACAACTGGGGCTGACAGCAGACGTGAACGATTCTCAAAAGCGACGAGCCTTGATTCAGACCTGGGAAGACTGGATTGCGAAACAGTATCCCGAAGTGTATACGGCACTCTTAAAGCAGAGTGGACCGGAGACCGAGAAATTCTTCGCGCTGCTGGAAACCGTGAACTGGGACGAAGGCGACAGCGAACGGGGAGAAGCGTTATTCCGGAAACGGGCCTGTGTGCAATGTCATGGCAATCGCAGTGCCTTAGGTCCTGCTTTAGCCGGGGCTGCCAAGCGTTTTTCCCGCAAGGATCTGTTTACCGCGATCGTCGCGCCCAACCGTGATGTTTCGCCCCGCTATCAGACGACCGTTGTGGGAACCGTGGACGGCAAAGTTTATACGGGCCTCGTTGTCTACCGTTCGGTGGATGGCCTGACGCTACGCAATTCTAACAATCAGACAACACGCATCGAAGCGGAAGAAATCGATTTCGAAAACAAAAAGAGCACCTCATTGATGCCCCAGGGACTGCTCAAAGATCTCACCCCAGAGGATCTGGCTGATTTATACGCTTATTTGCAAGGTCTCAAGTGA
- a CDS encoding cytochrome c biogenesis protein CcdA, protein MKTPRLTTIVSSLIIFAALACSALDLAAQKNSLPDLFGQKEAAVTKPTKKAEISVSLLPQDAKAGDTVTLSLTMIIPEGSYTYSTNPTFGGATKFVIEESKGLTPVDQHFNADHPPKTVFEPLFGKEIDKYTKHVIWSRRFKVKADVKNPADVLIKGQMLYQVCDAKNCVPSQYAFTATLSGKQVSAPLSFKTTPERRSVPDPVELTFDLAPAKTDPEKMVTLTITMTLDKEFHTFALDQDKKNAGLPTHIEIFKLEGLKPVSKRFSSNPTPKVETHDEYTQRTHYDKVVWSREFERIPGASEIGVEGKLTYQICNKGSCRRPWPVEFKLGNLTNATPVALSSIAELKATDDTDDDAIIIVSDDKNQTLSSYLFFAFLGGLILNVMPCVLPVVAIKVMSFVQQAGESRMRIFLLNIFYSLGVLTVFLSLASLAVFAGLGWGGLFQSTKFNIVMACIVYAMGLSMLGVFEIPVPGMVGSAAGGQQKEGLTGAFLTGILATLLATPCSGPFLGPVLAWSVQQTPNITYLVWLVMGLGMASPYLVFSVFPKAIAWLPKPGMWMVRFKEFSGIVLMGAVIFIISFLDESLTIPVLIMLLGITTGLWMIGSLYSHNSPFRQKTIVRVSALALTAGICFFGYNMSQKSTNDLPWVPFSTQELNQLRADHRTVLIDFSAEWCLTCKTNEKFALNTPETLEMIKKHNVVPMYADYTDYSPEIKEWLETFKSVSIPLTVIFPANNPKKPIIIRDLYTQDTLLEALKQAVEEPPKPAKTSKKEMASTLAPASN, encoded by the coding sequence TTGAAAACTCCCCGCCTTACCACCATTGTTTCCAGCCTGATCATCTTCGCTGCTCTCGCCTGCTCAGCGTTGGATTTAGCTGCGCAAAAAAATTCCCTGCCGGATCTGTTCGGCCAGAAAGAAGCTGCGGTAACAAAGCCCACCAAGAAAGCGGAGATCAGTGTCAGCCTGCTGCCTCAGGATGCCAAAGCCGGCGATACCGTGACGCTTTCGCTGACGATGATCATTCCGGAAGGATCTTATACATATTCCACCAATCCGACTTTCGGTGGCGCAACGAAATTTGTCATTGAGGAATCGAAAGGTTTAACTCCCGTTGATCAGCATTTCAACGCCGATCATCCGCCGAAAACCGTTTTTGAACCACTGTTCGGAAAAGAGATCGATAAGTATACGAAGCATGTGATCTGGAGCCGCCGTTTCAAAGTGAAGGCGGACGTGAAAAACCCAGCCGATGTGCTGATCAAAGGACAAATGCTGTATCAGGTTTGCGATGCTAAAAACTGTGTGCCTTCACAGTATGCGTTTACGGCGACGTTATCGGGAAAACAGGTCAGCGCGCCGCTCTCGTTCAAGACAACTCCCGAACGCCGTTCGGTTCCTGATCCGGTCGAACTGACGTTTGACCTGGCACCGGCAAAAACAGATCCGGAAAAAATGGTCACCCTGACCATCACCATGACACTGGATAAAGAATTTCATACGTTCGCGCTGGATCAGGACAAGAAAAATGCGGGACTACCGACGCACATTGAAATCTTCAAGCTGGAGGGATTAAAGCCAGTTTCCAAACGTTTTTCATCCAATCCGACTCCCAAAGTCGAAACACATGACGAATACACACAACGCACACATTATGACAAAGTGGTCTGGTCACGTGAATTTGAGCGAATTCCCGGTGCCAGCGAAATCGGCGTGGAAGGCAAACTGACGTATCAGATTTGTAATAAGGGAAGTTGTCGCCGCCCCTGGCCCGTCGAATTCAAACTGGGTAATCTGACCAACGCGACTCCGGTGGCGCTGTCATCGATTGCCGAGCTCAAAGCCACGGACGATACGGACGACGATGCAATTATCATTGTCTCCGATGACAAAAACCAGACGCTCTCTTCCTATCTGTTTTTCGCATTTTTGGGTGGATTGATTCTAAACGTGATGCCGTGCGTGCTGCCGGTCGTGGCGATCAAAGTGATGAGCTTTGTGCAGCAGGCTGGCGAAAGCCGGATGCGAATCTTCCTGTTGAATATCTTCTATTCCCTGGGGGTCTTGACGGTTTTTCTGAGCCTGGCTTCTCTGGCGGTCTTCGCGGGACTGGGCTGGGGCGGATTGTTTCAAAGTACGAAATTCAACATCGTGATGGCCTGTATCGTGTATGCGATGGGCTTGAGCATGTTGGGCGTATTTGAAATTCCAGTGCCGGGCATGGTCGGTTCGGCAGCCGGGGGTCAACAGAAAGAGGGCTTAACCGGCGCGTTTCTGACAGGCATCCTGGCAACACTGCTGGCAACGCCCTGCAGCGGCCCGTTTCTGGGGCCGGTACTGGCCTGGTCGGTTCAACAGACGCCGAATATTACTTACCTGGTCTGGCTGGTGATGGGACTGGGGATGGCGTCGCCTTATCTGGTCTTCAGTGTCTTTCCCAAAGCGATTGCATGGCTTCCCAAACCGGGGATGTGGATGGTGCGGTTCAAAGAATTCTCCGGCATCGTGCTGATGGGGGCGGTGATCTTTATCATTTCCTTCCTGGATGAATCGCTGACGATTCCCGTGCTGATCATGCTGCTGGGGATTACCACGGGACTCTGGATGATCGGCAGTCTGTATTCACATAATTCTCCGTTCCGGCAGAAAACGATTGTCCGTGTGTCTGCACTCGCATTGACGGCCGGTATCTGTTTCTTCGGCTATAACATGAGCCAGAAGTCGACCAACGATCTCCCCTGGGTCCCGTTCAGTACGCAGGAATTGAATCAGTTGCGTGCTGATCACCGGACCGTGTTGATCGATTTTTCTGCCGAGTGGTGTCTGACCTGTAAAACAAATGAAAAGTTCGCACTCAACACACCTGAAACGCTGGAGATGATCAAGAAACACAATGTGGTTCCCATGTATGCTGACTACACGGACTACTCGCCCGAAATCAAAGAGTGGCTGGAGACATTTAAGAGTGTGAGTATTCCGCTGACTGTCATTTTCCCGGCGAACAACCCAAAGAAGCCGATTATCATCCGCGACCTCTATACCCAGGACACACTGCTGGAAGCACTCAAACAGGCGGTCGAAGAACCGCCAAAACCGGCTAAAACCAGTAAGAAGGAAATGGCATCAACCCTCGCGCCTGCTTCAAACTAA
- a CDS encoding YeiH family protein — protein MPDTAPTPEPEESDIVKAALRRSTWAEMKTAEDWWAVWIGGGLLLICFLAMYFSLPADFSDQVTTAKAAGEKVSVHSPLKAWLAKPGSWSDNPLDSIFPPEKNNLLIPLGVVFLISLCAFSIGVKAMQQSVAKFAVGFLGVFLLAALAYILTGQVVVKRYNLEYALWALMIGLVISNTIGTPNWMKPALKTELYIKTGLVVMGASVLFSRLLILGLPGIYVAWVVTPIVLISTYAFGQKILKMESRSLNMVISADMSVCGVSAAIATAASCKAKKEELSFAIGLSLSFTVIMMIVLPAVIKALGIGPILGGAWMGGTIDSTGAVAASGAILGPEAEQVAITIKMIQNILIGVTAFGVAVFWVSFIETKESNIKPDAWEIWYRFPKFVLGFITASAIFSLLYVYLQGGDVVVPAMVKESSKVFRGWFFCLAFISIGLETNFRELAKFLKGGKPLILYVCGQSLNLLLTLLMAWLMFSVFYKDVVNEVFNK, from the coding sequence ATGCCAGATACCGCGCCGACTCCTGAACCTGAAGAAAGTGATATTGTTAAAGCAGCCCTCCGTCGTTCGACGTGGGCCGAGATGAAGACGGCTGAAGACTGGTGGGCGGTCTGGATTGGCGGAGGTCTGTTGCTGATCTGTTTCCTGGCCATGTATTTCTCTTTGCCCGCTGATTTCTCAGATCAGGTCACGACGGCAAAAGCAGCCGGCGAAAAAGTCAGCGTGCACAGCCCGCTCAAAGCCTGGTTGGCAAAGCCGGGCTCCTGGTCTGATAATCCGCTGGATTCCATTTTTCCGCCGGAGAAGAATAATCTGCTGATTCCGTTAGGCGTGGTCTTTCTGATCAGCCTGTGCGCTTTCTCGATTGGCGTCAAAGCGATGCAGCAATCCGTGGCGAAATTCGCGGTCGGTTTTCTCGGCGTATTTCTGCTGGCGGCGCTGGCGTATATTCTGACCGGGCAGGTGGTTGTCAAACGATATAACCTGGAGTATGCGCTGTGGGCGTTGATGATTGGGCTGGTGATCAGTAATACCATTGGTACTCCGAACTGGATGAAGCCCGCTTTGAAGACGGAACTTTATATCAAAACAGGGCTGGTTGTCATGGGCGCGAGTGTGCTCTTCAGTCGTCTGTTAATCCTGGGACTGCCGGGCATCTATGTCGCGTGGGTGGTGACGCCGATTGTGTTAATCAGTACGTATGCCTTCGGTCAGAAAATCCTGAAAATGGAATCACGTTCGCTGAACATGGTCATCTCGGCCGATATGTCAGTGTGTGGTGTTTCCGCAGCAATCGCGACGGCCGCTTCCTGTAAAGCAAAAAAGGAGGAGCTGTCGTTTGCCATTGGTCTCTCACTCAGCTTTACCGTGATCATGATGATTGTCTTGCCGGCTGTGATCAAAGCCCTGGGCATCGGCCCGATTCTGGGGGGAGCCTGGATGGGCGGCACAATTGACTCGACGGGAGCTGTCGCTGCCTCGGGCGCCATACTGGGCCCGGAAGCGGAACAGGTCGCCATCACAATCAAGATGATTCAAAACATTCTCATCGGCGTGACGGCGTTCGGCGTCGCCGTGTTCTGGGTAAGTTTTATCGAGACCAAAGAATCCAACATCAAGCCGGACGCCTGGGAAATCTGGTATCGGTTTCCCAAATTCGTGTTGGGTTTTATCACCGCGTCTGCGATTTTCTCGCTGCTGTATGTTTACCTGCAGGGAGGAGATGTTGTTGTTCCGGCAATGGTGAAGGAATCGTCCAAGGTCTTTCGAGGCTGGTTCTTCTGCCTGGCCTTTATCAGCATTGGCCTGGAAACCAACTTCCGCGAGTTGGCGAAATTCCTAAAAGGAGGCAAGCCGCTGATTCTGTATGTCTGCGGTCAATCTCTAAACCTGCTACTGACGCTGCTGATGGCCTGGTTGATGTTCTCTGTGTTCTATAAAGATGTCGTCAACGAAGTCTTTAACAAGTAG
- the argF gene encoding ornithine carbamoyltransferase, whose protein sequence is MRHLVTLHDLESSEILEIFALVQELKDKRNAGERPQLLQGRTMTQVFEKPSLRTRLSFESAMWELGGGASFFTCKEAGLDGRESIEDVARVIGRFSDVVTMRTFSHELIETFSQNSQASVINALSDLSHPCQALTDLYTMLEIAGDLSQQKLAYVGDGNNVAYSLANCCAKLGVPFVVSSPEGFELPDEFVNDLKQKIPAAQIELVSDPQKAVAGATVLYTDVWASMGQEAETEKRKKIFAAYQINSSLMAAAGKNCRLMHCLPAKRGLEITDDVLDSKQSIVFEQAENRKHLAKGLLVWLMQQA, encoded by the coding sequence ATGAGACATTTAGTCACGTTACACGATTTGGAATCGTCAGAGATCCTTGAAATTTTTGCCCTCGTCCAGGAACTGAAAGACAAGCGAAATGCGGGCGAACGCCCCCAGCTGCTTCAGGGACGAACAATGACACAGGTGTTTGAAAAACCATCCCTCCGCACGCGGCTCAGTTTTGAATCCGCCATGTGGGAGCTGGGAGGCGGCGCCAGTTTCTTTACCTGTAAAGAAGCAGGCCTGGATGGTCGCGAATCCATTGAAGATGTCGCCCGCGTCATCGGTCGATTCTCTGATGTCGTCACGATGCGAACCTTCTCACATGAGTTGATTGAAACGTTCTCGCAAAATTCCCAGGCGAGTGTCATCAATGCCCTCTCCGATTTAAGCCATCCCTGCCAGGCGCTCACCGACCTGTATACGATGCTGGAAATCGCCGGCGATCTATCACAGCAGAAGCTGGCGTATGTCGGGGACGGCAATAACGTCGCGTATTCCCTGGCAAACTGTTGTGCCAAATTAGGTGTCCCCTTTGTGGTCTCCTCGCCGGAAGGCTTCGAATTACCAGATGAGTTTGTGAACGATCTCAAACAGAAAATTCCCGCTGCTCAAATCGAGCTGGTATCCGATCCTCAAAAAGCGGTCGCCGGTGCTACCGTCCTTTATACCGACGTCTGGGCCAGCATGGGGCAGGAAGCAGAAACCGAAAAACGCAAGAAGATCTTTGCCGCTTATCAGATCAATTCCAGTCTGATGGCCGCCGCTGGAAAAAATTGTCGTTTGATGCACTGTCTCCCCGCCAAACGCGGTCTCGAAATCACTGATGATGTTCTCGACAGCAAACAAAGTATCGTTTTTGAACAGGCGGAAAATCGAAAACATCTGGCGAAAGGCTTGCTGGTCTGGTTGATGCAGCAGGCGTAA
- a CDS encoding aspartate aminotransferase family protein, whose amino-acid sequence MQLTGHASSQETIALFDKYVIPNYGRYPISLVRGEGSYVWDAEGKRYLDLFPGWGCNILGYSPEPVVAAIQDQVSRLIHVPNTWYTEAQGRFAEFLCTRSFGKAFFCNSGAEANEGALKLARLHFDGKRPKIITCENGFHGRTFAAVTATAQPKYHEGLGPLVAGFRYAPFNDLEAIASLVNDETCAIMVEPVQGEGGVNIPDEGYLAGLRKIADEANCLLIFDEVQTSMGRTGTWFGYQQWGVQPDIMTMAKGIAGGVAAGAIIATDEVSPSLRPGMHASTFGGNPLAMAAGLATGQMIEEQNLLENCQTMSDQFKQFFEQLQNELPIIREVRVRGMMVGVDLNIPAGPAVGKCMDRGLLINATHDTVVRLLPPLNVTAEQVEEGCDLIATVLREMAEEA is encoded by the coding sequence GTGCAACTAACGGGACACGCCAGCAGTCAGGAAACGATTGCCTTATTCGACAAATACGTCATTCCCAATTACGGTCGCTATCCGATCAGTCTGGTGCGCGGCGAAGGCAGTTATGTCTGGGATGCTGAAGGCAAACGCTACCTCGATCTGTTTCCCGGGTGGGGCTGTAATATCCTCGGCTATAGTCCTGAGCCGGTTGTTGCCGCCATTCAGGATCAGGTTTCCCGATTGATTCACGTTCCCAACACCTGGTACACCGAAGCCCAGGGGCGGTTTGCGGAATTCCTGTGTACCCGAAGTTTTGGCAAAGCCTTCTTCTGTAACAGTGGAGCGGAAGCAAACGAAGGTGCGCTGAAGCTGGCACGTCTGCATTTTGATGGAAAACGTCCGAAAATTATTACCTGCGAAAACGGGTTTCACGGCCGAACATTCGCCGCCGTCACTGCCACCGCGCAACCCAAATACCATGAAGGACTCGGTCCGTTGGTTGCCGGGTTTCGGTATGCTCCTTTTAACGATTTGGAAGCTATCGCCAGCCTGGTCAACGATGAAACCTGTGCGATTATGGTCGAGCCGGTTCAGGGAGAAGGCGGCGTGAATATTCCCGATGAAGGATACCTCGCCGGCTTGCGAAAGATCGCCGATGAAGCCAACTGTCTGCTGATTTTTGATGAAGTGCAAACCAGCATGGGACGAACCGGCACCTGGTTTGGTTATCAGCAGTGGGGCGTGCAGCCCGATATCATGACGATGGCCAAAGGCATCGCAGGCGGAGTCGCCGCGGGAGCGATCATTGCCACCGATGAAGTTTCACCCAGCTTAAGACCGGGCATGCATGCCAGCACCTTTGGCGGAAATCCGCTGGCGATGGCAGCCGGACTGGCTACCGGACAGATGATCGAAGAACAAAACCTGCTGGAAAACTGCCAGACGATGTCCGATCAGTTTAAACAGTTTTTTGAACAGCTCCAGAATGAGTTACCCATCATTCGAGAAGTGCGTGTGCGTGGAATGATGGTCGGCGTCGATTTGAACATTCCCGCAGGCCCAGCCGTCGGAAAATGTATGGACCGCGGGCTGCTGATCAATGCCACGCATGATACGGTGGTTCGTCTGCTCCCACCATTGAATGTCACGGCCGAACAAGTCGAAGAAGGCTGCGATTTAATCGCAACTGTGCTGCGGGAAATGGCCGAAGAAGCATAA